A genomic window from Macaca thibetana thibetana isolate TM-01 chromosome 16, ASM2454274v1, whole genome shotgun sequence includes:
- the LOC126939059 gene encoding 60S ribosomal protein L17-like: MVRYSLDPENPTKSCKSRGSNLRVHFKNTRETAQAIKGMHIRKATKYLKDVTLQKQCVPFRRYNGGVGRCAQAKQWGWTQGRWPKKSAEFLLHMLKNAESNAELKGLDVDSLVIEHIQVNKAPKMRRRTYRAHGRINPYTSSPCHIEMILTEKEQIVPKPEEEVAQKKKISQKKLKKQKLMARE; this comes from the coding sequence ATGGTTCGCTATTCACTTGACCCGGAGAACCCCACGAAATCATGCAAATCAAGAGGTTCCAATCTTCGTGTTCACTTTAAGAACACTCGTGAAACTGCCCAGGCCATCAAGGGTATGCATATTCGAAAAGCCACGAAGTATCTGAAAGATGTCACTTTACAGAAACAGTGCGTACCATTCCGACGTTACAATGGTGGAGTTGGCAGGTGTGCCCAGGCCAAGCAGTGGGGCTGGACACAGGGTCGGTGGCCCAAGAAGAGTGCTGAATTTTTGCTGCATATGCTTAAAAATGCAGAGAGTAATGCTGAACTTAAGGGTTTAGATGTAGATTCTCTGGTCATCGAGCATATCCAAGTGAACAAAGCACCTAAGATGCGCCGACGAACCTACAGAGCTCATGGTCGCATTAACCCATACACGAGCTCTCCCTGCCACATTGAGATGATCCTTACTGAAAAGGAACAGATTGTTCCTAAACCAGAAGAGGAAGTTGCCCAGAAGAAAAAGATAtcccagaagaaactgaagaaacaaaaacttatggCACGGGAGTAA